From Burkholderia pseudomultivorans, the proteins below share one genomic window:
- a CDS encoding nucleotidyltransferase family protein, whose translation MSYASLATGVLLAGGLGQRFDPSGLHSKLLALLPDGTPVAVAAARHLAAATADVIAVVRPGAEKLAILLNEAGCQVVYAPDAVRGMGASLAAGVRATPDANGWLVALGDMPWIASSTYEAVTRALETDDASIVAPAYRGKRGHPVGFAAHHYDALAALDGDTGARALFASAPVQLLDVDDPGILRDVDTPADLR comes from the coding sequence ATGTCCTATGCGTCACTCGCCACCGGCGTTCTCCTTGCCGGCGGCCTTGGTCAACGCTTCGACCCGAGCGGCCTGCACAGCAAGCTGCTCGCGCTGCTCCCCGACGGCACGCCGGTCGCGGTCGCGGCCGCCCGCCATCTGGCGGCCGCCACGGCCGACGTGATCGCCGTCGTGCGTCCCGGCGCCGAAAAGCTCGCGATCCTCCTGAACGAAGCCGGCTGCCAGGTCGTCTACGCGCCCGACGCAGTGCGCGGCATGGGCGCGAGCCTCGCGGCCGGCGTGCGCGCCACGCCCGACGCGAACGGCTGGCTCGTCGCGCTCGGCGACATGCCGTGGATCGCATCGTCCACCTACGAGGCGGTGACGCGCGCGCTCGAGACCGACGACGCGTCGATCGTCGCGCCCGCCTATCGCGGCAAACGCGGCCATCCGGTCGGCTTCGCCGCGCACCACTACGATGCATTGGCCGCGCTCGACGGCGATACGGGGGCGCGCGCGCTGTTCGCGAGCGCCCCGGTGCAACTGCTCGACGTCGACGATCCCGGCATCCTGCGCGACGTCGATACGCCGGCCGACTTGCGCTGA
- a CDS encoding type II toxin-antitoxin system VapC family toxin, whose translation MIVLDTHALVWWVAGDPSLSKKARSVIDRARSEGTLAASAISAWEIAMLVRNDRLALTMDVDAWLATVAQIDGMRFVPVDADIAAKSTTLPGTFHKDPADRMIVATARRLGAPLVTRDEKIRAYAHVKTLW comes from the coding sequence GTGATCGTGCTGGATACGCATGCATTGGTATGGTGGGTGGCGGGCGACCCTTCGCTCAGCAAGAAAGCGAGAAGTGTCATCGATCGCGCGCGCAGCGAGGGCACGCTGGCCGCATCCGCGATCTCGGCGTGGGAAATCGCGATGCTGGTGCGCAACGACCGGCTCGCCCTGACGATGGACGTCGACGCATGGCTCGCCACCGTCGCGCAGATCGACGGCATGCGCTTCGTTCCAGTCGATGCCGACATCGCCGCGAAATCCACCACGCTGCCCGGCACGTTCCACAAGGATCCGGCCGACCGCATGATCGTCGCGACGGCGCGGCGGCTCGGTGCGCCGCTCGTCACGCGCGACGAGAAAATCCGCGCATACGCGCACGTCAAGACGCTCTGGTAA
- a CDS encoding type II toxin-antitoxin system Phd/YefM family antitoxin → MMPHAPVSKSEFKARALEYFRLVEASGESLIVTDHGKPTLEIRPYRSSESQPLDILRGSVMRYDNPVDPIAEDDWEASR, encoded by the coding sequence ATGATGCCACACGCGCCCGTTTCGAAATCCGAGTTCAAGGCTCGCGCACTCGAATACTTTCGGCTCGTCGAAGCGTCGGGCGAAAGCCTGATCGTCACCGATCACGGCAAGCCGACGCTCGAAATCCGGCCGTATCGCTCGAGCGAATCCCAGCCGTTGGATATATTGCGCGGCTCGGTCATGCGCTATGACAATCCCGTCGATCCGATTGCGGAAGATGATTGGGAGGCGTCGCGGTGA
- a CDS encoding Fe2+-dependent dioxygenase encodes MMLHVPGVLTQAQVAQCREMLDAAEWIDGNATSGVQSALAKRNRQLPEGSPVARAVGDAIQDALARHPLFFSAALPLKVFPPLFNRYGGGEAFGTHVDNAIRLLRGTDFRVRSDLSATLFLEDPDAYDGGELCVEDTYGVHRAKLPAGDLVLYPASSLHHVTPVTRGERVASFFWIQSMVRDDGDRTLLFQLDTQIQALTAEKGAKDPVVISLTGIYHNLLRKWADA; translated from the coding sequence ATGATGCTGCATGTTCCCGGCGTGCTGACGCAGGCGCAGGTCGCGCAGTGCCGCGAGATGCTCGATGCCGCCGAATGGATCGACGGCAATGCGACCTCCGGCGTGCAGTCGGCGCTCGCGAAACGCAACCGCCAGTTGCCCGAAGGCTCGCCCGTCGCGCGCGCGGTCGGCGACGCGATCCAGGATGCGCTCGCGCGCCATCCGCTGTTCTTCTCCGCGGCGCTGCCGCTCAAGGTGTTTCCGCCGCTGTTCAACCGCTATGGCGGCGGCGAGGCATTCGGCACGCACGTCGACAACGCGATCCGGCTGCTGCGCGGCACGGATTTCCGCGTGCGCAGCGATCTGTCGGCGACGCTGTTTCTCGAAGACCCGGACGCTTACGACGGCGGCGAGCTGTGCGTGGAAGATACCTACGGCGTGCATCGCGCGAAGCTGCCGGCGGGCGACCTCGTGCTGTATCCGGCATCGAGCCTGCATCATGTGACGCCCGTGACGCGTGGCGAGCGCGTCGCGTCGTTCTTCTGGATCCAGAGCATGGTGCGCGACGACGGCGATCGCACGCTGCTGTTTCAGCTCGATACGCAGATTCAGGCGTTGACGGCGGAGAAAGGGGCGAAGGATCCGGTGGTGATTTCGTTGACGGGGATTTATCACAACCTGTTGAGGAAGTGGGCGGATGCGTGA
- a CDS encoding tetratricopeptide repeat protein, producing MEAVSLKALASVSPREFADILAGPAERAAAWVAAAADHGIVEAQAVYGQYLLDGHGVARDPAAAFGWFRHAAQAGHPMAMNMLGRCYEFGWGTAMCAPVAVYWYRLAAQAGLDWGMYNYATALALGNGIDENREEALDWFRRAAALGHAKSVNLIGGFYEDGWVVDADAEVAFDHYRRAAEAGDFRGQFNYARLLAERARVDEALAWLARVPATATPAFVAKMRAYLASSPLDAFREMALQLAPHRMESAT from the coding sequence ATGGAGGCCGTGTCGCTGAAGGCGCTCGCGTCGGTGTCGCCGCGCGAGTTCGCCGACATCCTGGCCGGGCCGGCCGAGCGCGCCGCCGCGTGGGTCGCGGCGGCGGCCGACCACGGCATCGTCGAAGCGCAGGCCGTCTACGGGCAATACCTGCTCGACGGGCATGGCGTCGCGCGCGATCCGGCCGCCGCGTTCGGCTGGTTCCGGCATGCCGCGCAGGCCGGCCACCCGATGGCGATGAACATGCTCGGCCGCTGCTACGAGTTCGGCTGGGGCACCGCGATGTGCGCCCCGGTCGCCGTGTACTGGTATCGGCTCGCCGCGCAGGCCGGGCTCGACTGGGGCATGTACAACTATGCAACGGCGCTCGCGCTTGGCAACGGCATCGACGAGAACCGCGAGGAAGCGCTCGACTGGTTCCGGCGCGCCGCCGCGCTCGGCCACGCGAAATCGGTCAATCTGATCGGCGGCTTCTACGAAGACGGCTGGGTCGTGGACGCCGACGCCGAGGTCGCATTCGATCACTATCGCCGCGCCGCCGAGGCCGGCGATTTTCGTGGCCAGTTCAACTATGCGCGGCTGCTGGCCGAGCGCGCGCGCGTCGACGAAGCGCTCGCGTGGCTCGCGCGCGTGCCGGCGACCGCGACGCCCGCGTTCGTCGCGAAGATGCGCGCGTATCTCGCGTCGTCGCCGCTCGACGCGTTTCGCGAGATGGCGCTGCAACTGGCGCCGCACCGCATGGAGTCCGCCACATGA
- a CDS encoding TonB-dependent receptor: protein MKSRPEELKLGKFTTLCSVLAASPAFADGAPPPAPVDSGDHLAPIEIKGKTEHSYKADFSASAKFTAPLVDTPKSVTVIPQELIQSSGASTLTEALRTVPGITFGAGEGGNPLGDRPFIRGYDAQGSMFVDGMRDTGATTREIFNTERVEITKGSDGAYGGRGGAGGSINLITKAPHLGTTAAASAGLGTDRYRRFTADGNWQFADHAAFRLNLMSHNNDVAGRDAVNNERWGVAPSIAFGLGTPTRVTASYYHLSTDDLPDGGIPYFYTTSNKPANVDTIYPAPVDRHNFYGLIDRDFRKTTSDISTLKIEHDITPGLTVRNTTRYTESSQDYIWTQPDDSQGNVINGKVWRRNNNRYSTINSIANQTELFGEFRTGPFKHSFTTGIELSREWGRRDTYSVATGTGKICQNGIGAASGYNCTSLWSPNPADPWAGSISRNNDYAHARTTTKSIYGFDTIELTPRWQINAGVRVDDYSTRFTDTQANGGKTYTRDDTLFNWQLGAVFKPAQNGSIYASYATSSTPAGMLLGEGDESVTALKPGRGGVGANADQMSPEKNRSIELGTKWNVLNDKLSLTAALFQIDTTNARVTLPNNQYAMVGNKRVQGLELGVAGQITKQWQVFGGYTYMKSQLRDNGKDTANNGHQFPNTPKHSFTMWTNYDVTPKFTLGGGAFYMSKVYGDTANLRAVPSYWRFDAMAQYRINKKLDLQLNVNNLFNRTYFDQAYPAHYASIAPGRSAFVTLNARY, encoded by the coding sequence ATGAAGTCCCGTCCCGAAGAGCTGAAGCTCGGTAAATTCACCACCCTGTGCAGCGTGCTCGCCGCGAGCCCCGCGTTCGCGGACGGTGCGCCGCCGCCCGCCCCCGTCGACAGCGGCGACCATCTCGCGCCGATCGAGATCAAGGGCAAGACCGAGCACAGCTACAAGGCCGACTTCTCCGCTTCCGCGAAATTCACCGCGCCGCTCGTCGACACGCCGAAATCCGTCACCGTGATTCCGCAGGAACTGATCCAGAGCAGCGGCGCGTCGACGCTGACCGAAGCGCTGCGCACGGTGCCCGGCATCACGTTCGGCGCCGGCGAAGGCGGCAACCCGCTCGGCGACCGCCCGTTCATTCGCGGCTACGACGCGCAGGGCAGCATGTTCGTCGACGGGATGCGCGACACCGGCGCGACCACCCGCGAGATCTTCAACACGGAACGCGTCGAGATCACCAAGGGCTCCGACGGCGCATACGGCGGCCGCGGCGGCGCCGGCGGCAGCATCAACCTGATCACGAAGGCGCCGCACCTCGGCACCACGGCCGCCGCGAGCGCGGGCCTCGGCACCGACCGCTATCGCCGCTTCACCGCCGACGGCAACTGGCAGTTCGCCGATCACGCCGCGTTCCGCCTGAACCTGATGAGCCACAACAACGACGTCGCAGGCCGCGACGCGGTGAACAACGAGCGCTGGGGCGTCGCGCCGTCGATCGCGTTCGGTCTCGGCACGCCGACGCGCGTGACCGCGAGCTACTACCACCTGTCGACGGACGACCTGCCCGACGGCGGCATTCCGTACTTCTACACGACGTCGAACAAGCCCGCGAACGTCGACACGATCTATCCGGCGCCGGTCGACCGCCACAACTTCTACGGCCTGATCGACCGCGACTTCCGCAAGACCACGTCGGACATCAGCACGCTCAAGATCGAGCACGACATCACGCCGGGGCTGACGGTGCGCAACACGACGCGCTACACGGAGTCGTCGCAGGACTACATCTGGACGCAACCCGACGACAGCCAGGGCAACGTGATCAACGGCAAGGTCTGGCGCCGCAACAACAACCGCTACAGCACGATCAACAGCATCGCGAACCAGACCGAGCTGTTCGGCGAATTCCGCACGGGCCCGTTCAAGCACAGCTTCACGACGGGCATCGAGCTGTCGCGCGAATGGGGCAGGCGCGATACGTACAGCGTCGCGACGGGCACCGGCAAGATCTGCCAGAACGGCATCGGCGCGGCATCGGGCTACAACTGCACGAGCCTGTGGTCGCCGAACCCGGCCGATCCCTGGGCCGGCTCGATCTCGCGCAACAACGACTATGCGCACGCGCGCACCACGACGAAGTCGATCTACGGCTTCGACACGATCGAGCTGACGCCGCGCTGGCAGATCAATGCCGGCGTGCGCGTCGACGACTACTCGACCCGCTTCACCGACACCCAGGCCAACGGCGGCAAGACCTACACGCGCGACGACACGCTGTTCAACTGGCAGCTCGGCGCCGTGTTCAAGCCCGCGCAGAACGGCAGCATCTACGCGTCGTACGCGACGTCGTCGACGCCGGCCGGCATGCTGCTCGGCGAAGGCGACGAATCCGTCACCGCGCTGAAGCCCGGCCGCGGCGGCGTCGGTGCAAACGCCGACCAGATGTCGCCCGAAAAGAACCGCAGCATCGAACTGGGCACCAAGTGGAACGTGCTGAACGACAAGCTGTCGCTGACCGCCGCGCTGTTCCAGATCGACACGACGAATGCGCGCGTGACGCTGCCGAACAACCAGTACGCGATGGTCGGCAACAAGCGCGTGCAGGGCCTCGAACTCGGCGTCGCCGGGCAGATCACGAAGCAGTGGCAGGTATTCGGCGGTTATACGTACATGAAGAGCCAGTTGCGCGACAACGGCAAGGACACCGCGAACAACGGCCATCAGTTCCCGAACACGCCGAAGCACAGCTTCACGATGTGGACGAACTACGACGTGACGCCGAAGTTCACGCTCGGCGGCGGTGCGTTCTACATGTCGAAGGTGTACGGCGATACCGCGAACCTGCGCGCCGTGCCGTCGTACTGGCGCTTCGACGCGATGGCGCAGTACCGGATCAACAAGAAGCTCGACCTGCAGCTGAACGTGAACAACCTGTTCAATCGCACGTACTTCGATCAGGCGTATCCGGCACACTACGCGTCGATCGCGCCGGGCCGCTCGGCGTTCGTCACGCTGAACGCGCGCTACTGA
- a CDS encoding FitA-like ribbon-helix-helix domain-containing protein, with product MPVITVRNLPDEVHRALRVRAALHGRSTEAEVRDILEQAVLSEGRVKLGTLLAEIGREAGGVDLDIQRDKTPTDPMSFE from the coding sequence ATGCCTGTGATTACCGTTCGAAATTTGCCGGATGAAGTGCATCGCGCCCTTCGGGTCCGCGCGGCGCTGCATGGGCGCAGTACCGAGGCGGAAGTGCGCGACATCCTCGAGCAGGCCGTGCTGTCGGAAGGGCGCGTGAAGCTGGGAACCTTGCTGGCGGAAATCGGGCGGGAGGCAGGCGGTGTCGATCTCGACATCCAGCGTGACAAGACGCCAACCGATCCGATGAGCTTCGAATGA
- a CDS encoding type II toxin-antitoxin system VapC family toxin, with protein sequence MILVDTNVISEPLRREPSAAVIEWLDAQNVETLFLAAISLAEMRFGVAALPEGRRRDWLQQSIEHRVVPVFRGRILPFDDAASQAYARIRAHARAGGNAIAPADGYIAATAEANGLIVATRDVAPFEAAGLRVIDPWASQGARVRQGIASK encoded by the coding sequence ATGATCCTTGTTGATACGAACGTCATTTCCGAACCGCTGCGGCGCGAGCCGAGCGCGGCCGTGATCGAATGGCTCGACGCGCAGAACGTCGAGACGCTGTTCCTGGCCGCGATCAGCCTCGCCGAAATGCGCTTCGGTGTCGCGGCGCTGCCGGAAGGACGCCGGCGGGACTGGCTGCAGCAAAGCATCGAGCATCGTGTCGTGCCGGTGTTTCGCGGCCGCATCCTGCCGTTCGACGATGCCGCGAGCCAGGCCTATGCGCGCATTCGCGCGCACGCCCGTGCCGGCGGCAACGCGATCGCGCCCGCCGACGGCTACATTGCCGCGACGGCCGAGGCGAACGGCCTGATCGTCGCGACGCGCGACGTCGCGCCGTTCGAGGCCGCGGGCCTGCGCGTGATCGATCCGTGGGCGTCGCAGGGCGCGCGAGTGCGCCAGGGCATCGCGTCGAAATGA